In Terriglobus sp. TAA 43, a single window of DNA contains:
- a CDS encoding putative signal transducing protein, whose protein sequence is MAEQNEDFVTVASYSEVGEASVAQSVLDGAGIDSFLSGEEANILLPVSGARLQVRAEDAETARELLNNVPVFVEDGVAVGETAKGASLADNGDDL, encoded by the coding sequence ATGGCAGAGCAGAACGAAGATTTTGTAACCGTGGCCAGCTACTCCGAAGTAGGCGAAGCATCCGTAGCGCAAAGCGTACTCGACGGAGCCGGCATCGACTCCTTCCTCAGCGGTGAAGAAGCCAACATCCTGCTCCCCGTGAGCGGCGCCCGCCTCCAGGTACGCGCGGAAGACGCCGAAACCGCCCGCGAACTTCTGAACAACGTCCCGGTTTTCGTAGAAGACGGAGTGGCCGTGGGCGAAACCGCAAAGGGTGCCTCCCTCGCCGACAACGGCGACGACCTCTAA
- the queC gene encoding 7-cyano-7-deazaguanine synthase QueC translates to MKSMSNETRQKAVVCLSGGMDSTVCAALAARDYDAYALHFSYGQRTETRELKSAQGVAEALGFKQFLQLRMDLFRQIGGSALTDTSIAVPDAPEDEGKIGDAVPVTYVPFRNAHFLSAAVSWAEVIGAKTIFIGAVEQDSSGYPDCRPAYYDAFNELIRQGTAVGDIRVETPLIQLRKREIVRLGVELGAPLHVSWSCYSGEEFACGVCESCVLRLRAFQEAGSTDPIPYASKR, encoded by the coding sequence ATGAAATCCATGAGCAACGAAACACGCCAGAAAGCAGTGGTTTGCCTGAGCGGCGGCATGGATTCCACCGTATGCGCTGCGCTGGCGGCACGCGACTACGACGCCTACGCCCTGCACTTCTCCTACGGCCAGCGGACCGAAACCCGCGAGTTAAAGAGCGCGCAAGGCGTAGCAGAAGCACTTGGATTCAAACAGTTCCTCCAGTTACGCATGGACCTCTTTCGCCAGATCGGCGGATCGGCGCTGACGGATACTTCTATCGCCGTTCCGGACGCTCCGGAAGACGAAGGCAAGATCGGCGACGCCGTTCCCGTCACCTACGTTCCCTTCCGCAACGCCCACTTCCTCTCCGCCGCCGTGAGCTGGGCAGAGGTCATCGGAGCGAAGACCATCTTCATCGGAGCGGTCGAACAGGACAGCTCCGGATACCCCGACTGCCGCCCGGCGTATTATGACGCCTTCAACGAATTAATCCGCCAAGGCACTGCTGTGGGCGATATTCGGGTTGAAACACCACTCATCCAACTCCGCAAGCGCGAGATCGTGCGTCTGGGTGTTGAATTGGGTGCTCCGTTACATGTAAGTTGGTCGTGCTACTCAGGCGAGGAGTTTGCCTGCGGAGTGTGTGAAAGCTGCGTTCTACGGCTGCGGGCTTTTCAGGAGGCTGGCAGCACAGACCCGATTCCCTACGCATCCAAGCGCTAG
- a CDS encoding tetratricopeptide repeat protein, whose protein sequence is MKSRILSVAAMVAVLSPASLAFAQQPQDQPGSIHGHVQNAAGSAQNTGDVKLTTDRTSTDDKTRKYEYSFPLDANGDYKGSGIKPGKYVLFYIVKGATVDYIADVEIKAGQDTAQNDDMTREEFLKAMTPEQKKQLEEFKKANAATVAANKTVANLNTLLTGARDDEKAGKYDDAIAKMTQATQQKPDEAILWLELGNAQLGAKKFDDAATSLQKAADTNAASKKPNPSISGSAYNNLGQALVGAKKPNDALAAYDKAAAAEPAKAGVYYYNEAAVLYNSGNHEQSAQAADKAIAADPTKAEAYYIKGQSLIDKATLNAKTQKMEAPDGCLDAYLKYLELAPSGPHAADVQGIVAAFDQKQVADFKANKGKKK, encoded by the coding sequence ATGAAGTCTCGCATTCTTTCCGTAGCCGCGATGGTAGCGGTTCTTTCGCCGGCAAGCCTGGCATTCGCTCAGCAGCCCCAGGACCAGCCCGGTAGCATCCACGGCCACGTGCAGAACGCCGCAGGCTCGGCCCAGAACACTGGTGACGTGAAGCTGACGACCGACCGCACCAGCACCGACGACAAGACCCGCAAGTACGAGTACAGCTTCCCCCTCGATGCGAACGGCGACTACAAGGGCTCGGGCATCAAGCCGGGCAAGTACGTCCTCTTCTACATCGTGAAGGGCGCCACGGTGGACTACATCGCCGACGTGGAGATCAAGGCCGGCCAGGACACCGCACAGAACGACGACATGACCCGCGAAGAGTTCCTGAAGGCCATGACGCCGGAGCAGAAGAAGCAGCTCGAGGAGTTCAAGAAGGCCAACGCCGCAACCGTTGCTGCCAACAAGACCGTCGCCAACCTGAACACCCTGCTGACTGGCGCGCGTGACGACGAGAAGGCTGGCAAGTACGACGACGCCATCGCCAAGATGACCCAGGCCACCCAGCAGAAACCGGACGAAGCCATCCTGTGGCTGGAACTTGGCAATGCTCAGCTCGGTGCCAAGAAGTTCGACGATGCCGCAACCAGCCTGCAGAAAGCAGCAGACACCAACGCGGCATCCAAGAAGCCGAACCCATCCATTTCCGGCAGCGCCTACAACAACCTGGGCCAGGCCCTGGTTGGCGCCAAGAAGCCGAACGACGCACTTGCCGCCTACGACAAGGCTGCTGCTGCTGAACCGGCCAAGGCTGGCGTGTACTACTACAACGAAGCCGCCGTGCTCTACAACAGTGGCAACCACGAACAGTCCGCACAGGCTGCCGACAAGGCAATCGCTGCTGACCCGACCAAGGCTGAGGCCTACTACATCAAGGGTCAGAGCCTGATCGACAAGGCAACGCTGAACGCGAAGACGCAGAAGATGGAAGCTCCGGACGGCTGCCTGGATGCTTACCTGAAGTATCTGGAACTGGCTCCAAGCGGTCCCCACGCCGCCGACGTGCAGGGCATTGTCGCCGCTTTCGACCAGAAGCAGGTCGCGGACTTCAAGGCCAACAAGGGCAAGAAGAAGTAA